The following are from one region of the Salicibibacter kimchii genome:
- the glmM gene encoding phosphoglucosamine mutase gives MGKYFGTDGVRGVANTELTPELAFKLGRAGGYVLANDHRTPKVVIGRDTRISGEMLEGALVAGLLSIGAEVMRLGVITTPGVSYLTKAISADAGIMISASHNPVEDNGIKFFDANGFKLSSAQETEIETLMDRETDIPRPTGAELGSVSDYYEGVQKYVQFLKQTVDEDFMDLHVVLDCAHGAASSVAPRLFADLDAEISTLGNNPDGTNINVDVGSTKPEQLVHLVKEKKADIGLAFDGDADRLIAVDEQGNIVDGDKILYICGRFMKEEGMLAHHTVVTTVMSNLGLYKALKDMDIVAKKTAVGDKYVMEEMRRGGYSLGGEQSGHIIFLDYVKTGDGLLTALQLVNIMKAKEKPLSELAASVEKYPQRLENVRVVDKKAVEENETVQTAIADVEKRMEGNGRVLVRPSGTEALVRVMVEAETETLCQDYVEEITSVIWEQLGSRG, from the coding sequence ATGGGTAAGTACTTTGGCACAGATGGGGTAAGAGGGGTAGCGAATACCGAACTTACGCCCGAGCTTGCATTTAAGCTCGGGCGCGCGGGTGGTTATGTATTGGCGAATGATCACAGGACCCCAAAAGTTGTGATCGGTCGTGATACACGGATTTCCGGAGAAATGTTGGAAGGCGCCCTTGTCGCTGGCCTTCTTTCCATTGGAGCAGAAGTCATGCGTCTGGGGGTCATTACCACTCCCGGTGTTTCTTACCTTACGAAAGCAATTAGTGCTGATGCCGGTATCATGATTTCGGCTTCGCATAACCCCGTGGAGGATAATGGAATCAAGTTTTTTGATGCCAATGGATTTAAGCTCTCCAGTGCCCAAGAAACAGAGATAGAGACATTAATGGACCGGGAAACAGACATTCCTCGCCCGACAGGTGCTGAACTTGGAAGTGTCAGTGACTACTATGAAGGGGTACAGAAGTATGTCCAGTTTTTAAAGCAAACGGTTGACGAAGATTTTATGGATTTACACGTGGTCCTTGATTGCGCCCATGGGGCTGCCTCTTCGGTAGCGCCGAGATTGTTTGCAGACCTTGATGCCGAAATTTCAACGCTCGGAAACAACCCTGACGGCACGAACATTAACGTGGATGTCGGCTCCACAAAGCCGGAGCAACTCGTCCATCTCGTTAAAGAAAAAAAAGCAGACATAGGGCTGGCTTTCGATGGCGATGCAGATCGGCTCATTGCTGTTGATGAACAAGGAAATATCGTTGATGGAGATAAAATTCTTTACATTTGCGGTCGCTTCATGAAGGAAGAAGGTATGTTGGCCCATCACACGGTCGTGACCACGGTTATGAGCAACTTGGGGTTATACAAAGCACTTAAAGACATGGATATCGTCGCGAAAAAGACCGCGGTAGGCGACAAATACGTCATGGAGGAGATGCGCCGGGGCGGTTACAGTTTAGGCGGAGAGCAATCGGGCCACATTATATTTCTTGATTATGTTAAAACGGGCGATGGTCTGTTAACAGCTTTACAACTCGTGAATATTATGAAAGCAAAAGAAAAACCATTATCCGAACTCGCTGCTAGTGTTGAAAAATACCCGCAACGATTGGAAAACGTTCGAGTGGTAGATAAAAAAGCAGTCGAGGAAAATGAAACCGTGCAAACGGCTATTGCCGATGTGGAGAAAAGAATGGAAGGAAATGGACGAGTGCTCGTACGTCCCTCCGGCACCGAAGCCCTCGTGCGTGTCATGGTGGAGGCCGAGACAGAAACGCTTTGCCAGGATTATGTGGAGGAGATTACCTCTGTCATTTGGGAACAGTTAGGCAGTCGTGGATAA
- the glmS gene encoding glutamine--fructose-6-phosphate transaminase (isomerizing) has protein sequence MCGIVGYIGTENVKDILLKGLDKLEYRGYDSAGLAIVDEHEEDVQLVKEKGRIASLRKEVEKINPEGTCGIGHTRWATHGAPSARNAHPHQSANRRFTLVHNGVIENYESLKEEYLSDVDLLSDTDTEVITQIIERFVSEGLEVNEAFRKTLSLLKGSYALALLDEEADDRIYVGKNKSPLLVGKGDEANVVASDSMAMLHITKTFVELMDEEVVTVTRQGIWIQDLDGNDVQREAFTAELDESDTEKGTYAHYMLKEIDEQPLVIRNILQKYQDEVNEIQLPNDIRTTFHAADRVYIIAAGTSYHAGLVGKEMMEKVIGKPVEVHIASEFLYNQPLLSRNPLFIFISQSGETADCRGVLVNVKEMGHPSLTITNVPGSTLSREADYMLHTYAGPEIAVASTKAYTAQMAVLAILAMDGAHAAGSDTDFDAIHELSIAANAMEALCDAKDDMEQIARDYLFDTRNAFFIGRSFDYHVVKEGALKLKEISYIQAEGFAGGELKHGTIALIEEGTPVFALSTQENVDLNIRGNLQEVVARGAHPCVVSMEGCHRADDQVVIPRVHPYLTALVAVVPLQLISYYAALHRGCDVDKPRNLAKSVTVE, from the coding sequence ATGTGTGGAATTGTAGGATATATCGGGACAGAAAATGTAAAGGATATTTTGTTAAAGGGCTTGGATAAACTCGAATATCGAGGCTATGATTCGGCAGGTCTTGCCATTGTGGATGAGCATGAGGAAGATGTGCAGCTCGTTAAGGAAAAAGGGCGGATCGCTTCGTTACGAAAAGAAGTGGAGAAAATCAATCCCGAGGGAACATGCGGAATCGGTCATACCCGTTGGGCGACCCACGGGGCGCCGAGTGCTCGGAATGCCCATCCCCATCAGAGTGCAAATCGACGTTTTACGCTCGTTCACAATGGCGTGATCGAAAACTATGAAAGCCTCAAAGAAGAATACCTCTCCGATGTTGATCTCTTGAGTGATACGGATACGGAGGTTATTACACAGATCATTGAGCGTTTTGTATCTGAAGGTTTAGAGGTAAATGAAGCTTTTCGGAAGACATTATCGCTTTTAAAAGGTTCCTATGCCCTTGCTCTTCTTGACGAGGAGGCGGATGATCGTATCTATGTAGGAAAAAATAAAAGCCCGCTTCTTGTCGGAAAGGGTGACGAGGCTAACGTTGTCGCATCTGATTCCATGGCGATGCTTCACATTACGAAGACATTTGTCGAACTCATGGATGAAGAGGTCGTCACCGTCACCCGTCAAGGGATATGGATTCAAGACTTGGATGGCAATGATGTACAACGGGAAGCGTTCACTGCAGAACTTGATGAAAGCGATACGGAAAAAGGAACGTATGCCCACTACATGCTCAAGGAAATTGATGAACAGCCGCTCGTGATCCGTAATATTTTACAAAAATATCAAGATGAGGTCAATGAGATTCAACTTCCCAACGACATTCGCACCACGTTTCATGCTGCCGACCGCGTGTATATTATCGCGGCAGGAACGAGTTATCACGCCGGACTCGTAGGTAAGGAAATGATGGAAAAAGTCATCGGGAAACCGGTGGAAGTGCATATTGCCAGTGAATTTCTGTATAACCAACCTTTGTTGTCCCGAAACCCGCTCTTTATTTTCATATCGCAAAGCGGCGAAACAGCAGATTGCCGTGGCGTTCTCGTAAACGTGAAAGAAATGGGCCACCCGTCGCTGACAATTACAAATGTTCCAGGGTCCACGCTCTCACGTGAGGCTGACTACATGTTGCACACGTATGCAGGCCCGGAGATCGCGGTTGCCTCCACAAAAGCCTATACAGCACAAATGGCGGTATTGGCAATTCTTGCTATGGATGGGGCACATGCCGCCGGAAGCGATACCGATTTCGACGCGATCCATGAACTCAGCATCGCCGCCAACGCCATGGAAGCGCTCTGCGATGCGAAAGATGACATGGAGCAAATCGCCCGCGACTATTTGTTTGACACGCGCAACGCCTTTTTCATCGGCCGTTCTTTCGATTATCATGTCGTTAAGGAAGGCGCATTGAAATTGAAGGAGATTTCCTATATCCAAGCGGAAGGCTTCGCCGGCGGGGAATTAAAGCATGGAACGATCGCGCTGATTGAGGAAGGAACCCCGGTTTTTGCGCTCTCGACCCAAGAAAATGTAGATTTGAACATTCGCGGCAACTTGCAAGAAGTCGTCGCCCGCGGTGCCCACCCATGCGTGGTTAGCATGGAAGGCTGC